The Nitrospira sp. genome window below encodes:
- a CDS encoding SprT-like domain-containing protein, whose amino-acid sequence MTSTSAGPSLPVLLSSEELQARWQHLNARYFACSLRPIEVVWSQRLTASVGMFACRQGPRTFSSLAMTNRHREIRLSLPLFEQLAAGTPYAEQELLNTLAHEMIHQWQFDVLKHRPDHGLEFLRKMTQINRSGEVAVTTYHSLEKEVIALSKFTWRCRDCGRLYRRHRRTIQPEHHHCGSCRGPLQELVSPTQLIEDRPKPYLAPSLDPSPSSARPTGSDRAPEQLTLKLT is encoded by the coding sequence ATGACCTCGACTTCGGCAGGCCCGAGCCTTCCGGTACTCCTTTCTTCCGAAGAATTACAGGCTCGGTGGCAGCACCTGAACGCGCGCTACTTTGCCTGCTCACTCAGGCCGATCGAGGTCGTCTGGAGTCAGCGCCTGACCGCCTCGGTCGGGATGTTTGCCTGTCGTCAGGGACCAAGGACATTCTCATCCCTCGCCATGACTAACCGTCATCGTGAAATTCGCCTTTCTCTCCCGTTGTTTGAACAGCTCGCCGCAGGGACACCGTATGCGGAACAGGAACTGCTCAACACCTTGGCTCATGAAATGATCCATCAGTGGCAGTTCGATGTGCTGAAGCATCGGCCGGATCATGGCTTGGAGTTTTTGCGAAAGATGACGCAGATCAACCGGTCTGGGGAGGTGGCTGTTACGACGTACCACTCGCTGGAGAAGGAAGTGATTGCCCTGTCGAAATTCACATGGCGATGCCGAGACTGTGGGCGTCTCTATCGACGGCACCGAAGAACGATCCAACCCGAGCACCACCACTGCGGATCCTGTCGGGGCCCGTTGCAAGAGCTCGTGTCGCCGACACAACTGATCGAGGATCGTCCCAAGCCATACCTGGCTCCTTCCTTAGACCCATCACCCTCATCAGCTAGACCGACTGGATCCGACAGAGCGCCCGAGCAACTGACACTTAAATTGACATGA
- a CDS encoding TIGR02710 family CRISPR-associated CARF protein produces MGQDQPIKTLVIALVDDAASAVYSINRLNPDILCFVLPEGSKALVESEVQPKIQQMPRRWDWIVLADAGEFPSTYQTIARSLPDLLRTWEVQPGELVVDLSGATAAMAGAFALVALPWTSRVIELVQAREGLEGDRVELGSKTLVWTQTNPWDEQGTVSRREGCELFNRGRFHAAAKLFHDIELLVSGGQKPLYRALRDLAEGYDLWERFHYRQAWDKVKTAIKALEMASLWGGPPGLKAVLPPLKANAGFLEKLVLDPAEVKESMTLDLLAHAERRLHGGHDPEAAMTALIRALEAFAQVRLYKSHKIKSWDVSPGQLPQALQETCRTCYLEDIDGKYKLPLQAQFRVLAGLGDQLGQAFLREWQKMKPLLDAANHAVLGHGFEPIKAERVQQLYEVVVKLSGVNETSLPKFPVLHL; encoded by the coding sequence ATGGGACAAGATCAACCCATCAAGACGCTCGTGATCGCCTTGGTCGATGACGCGGCGTCGGCGGTCTACTCAATCAACCGGCTCAACCCGGATATCTTGTGTTTCGTGTTGCCTGAAGGAAGCAAGGCCTTGGTGGAATCGGAGGTCCAACCGAAGATCCAACAGATGCCGAGACGGTGGGATTGGATCGTGCTGGCGGACGCTGGGGAGTTTCCATCCACTTATCAGACTATTGCGCGATCCCTACCGGACCTCTTACGGACATGGGAGGTACAGCCGGGAGAGCTGGTCGTGGATCTCAGTGGAGCGACCGCGGCGATGGCGGGCGCGTTCGCCTTGGTGGCGCTCCCGTGGACTTCTCGGGTGATCGAGCTGGTTCAGGCGCGGGAAGGTCTGGAGGGTGATCGTGTCGAGTTGGGCTCTAAGACGCTGGTCTGGACGCAGACGAATCCATGGGATGAGCAGGGAACGGTGTCGCGGCGAGAAGGATGTGAGTTGTTCAACCGAGGCCGGTTTCACGCTGCCGCGAAACTGTTCCACGACATAGAGCTATTGGTGAGTGGTGGACAGAAGCCGTTGTATCGGGCATTGAGGGATTTGGCCGAGGGCTATGACTTGTGGGAACGGTTTCACTACCGCCAGGCTTGGGACAAAGTGAAGACCGCGATCAAGGCGCTTGAGATGGCTTCGCTGTGGGGCGGGCCGCCGGGGTTAAAGGCCGTCCTGCCTCCCCTGAAGGCCAACGCGGGTTTCCTTGAGAAGCTTGTCCTCGACCCTGCTGAGGTTAAAGAGTCCATGACGCTAGACTTGTTGGCCCACGCAGAGAGGCGACTCCATGGAGGGCACGATCCCGAAGCGGCCATGACCGCACTTATTCGCGCGCTGGAGGCGTTCGCGCAAGTCCGGCTCTATAAGTCGCACAAGATCAAAAGCTGGGATGTGTCGCCGGGACAGCTTCCTCAAGCGCTTCAAGAGACCTGTCGCACCTGTTACCTCGAAGACATCGATGGCAAGTACAAGCTGCCTCTTCAAGCCCAGTTCCGCGTGCTGGCCGGGTTAGGCGATCAGTTGGGCCAGGCCTTCCTCAGAGAATGGCAGAAGATGAAGCCGTTGCTGGATGCCGCAAACCACGCGGTGTTGGGGCACGGTTTCGAGCCGATCAAGGCAGAGCGAGTGCAGCAGCTCTATGAGGTGGTCGTCAAGCTGTCGGGCGTCAATGAGACCTCGCTGCCGAAGTTTCCGGTGTTGCATCTGTAG
- a CDS encoding paraslipin: MEGGTFVVILLALIVVIAIAKTAVVVPQQNAYVVERLGKYSSTLDAGLHILVPFVDAIRYRHVLKENAVDIPEQVCITRDNVQVHVDGVLYMRVLNPERASYGISNYQFALTQLAQTSLRSEIGKIELDKTFEARTTINAQIVNELDKASEPWGVKVLRYEIKNITPPNDVLNAMEKQMRAEREKRALILTSEGARDAAINQAEGEKQQVIKASEAKKQQQINEAEGAAAAILAIAQATADGLRKVAESTKVPGGQEAVQLRVAEQYIDKFGELAKSSNTLVLPASISDVGSMIALAMNAVKQTGTSVSAKP, encoded by the coding sequence ATGGAAGGTGGAACATTCGTTGTTATCCTACTGGCGCTGATCGTGGTCATCGCGATCGCGAAAACCGCTGTCGTCGTCCCTCAACAGAACGCCTACGTCGTGGAACGTTTGGGGAAATACAGTTCCACGCTTGATGCGGGATTACACATTCTTGTGCCCTTCGTCGACGCAATTCGATATAGGCACGTGCTGAAGGAAAATGCCGTGGATATTCCCGAACAAGTGTGCATTACGCGCGACAATGTCCAGGTGCATGTCGATGGGGTTCTGTACATGCGGGTTCTTAATCCTGAGCGTGCGTCTTATGGGATCAGCAACTACCAGTTTGCGCTCACGCAATTGGCACAGACGTCGCTGCGAAGCGAGATCGGCAAGATCGAGTTGGATAAGACCTTTGAGGCAAGAACCACCATCAACGCTCAGATCGTCAATGAATTAGACAAGGCGTCGGAACCCTGGGGCGTGAAAGTCCTTCGATACGAGATCAAGAACATCACTCCACCGAACGATGTGCTCAACGCAATGGAAAAACAGATGCGCGCCGAACGGGAAAAACGCGCACTGATTCTGACGTCGGAAGGAGCGCGCGACGCCGCGATCAATCAGGCGGAAGGTGAAAAGCAACAAGTGATTAAGGCGTCTGAAGCCAAGAAGCAGCAACAGATCAACGAGGCGGAAGGCGCTGCGGCTGCCATACTCGCCATTGCGCAGGCTACCGCCGACGGACTCCGCAAGGTCGCAGAATCCACCAAAGTTCCCGGAGGCCAAGAAGCCGTGCAACTTCGCGTCGCCGAGCAGTACATTGACAAGTTCGGCGAACTTGCAAAGTCGAGCAACACATTGGTGCTTCCTGCCAGTATTTCTGATGTCGGTTCGATGATCGCGCTGGCGATGAACGCCGTAAAACAGACCGGAACTTCGGTTTCGGCAAAGCCATGA
- a CDS encoding YbgC/FadM family acyl-CoA thioesterase, with the protein MIEVKIYYEDTDCGGVVYYANYLKYFERARTEYLEMQGYSVAALMKQGILFVVVHAEVDYCSPGRYGETLIIETDVSDITRAALTFSHVVREKVSSRVVVKGSARLAATDGNGKVKRLDRVMVAALQSADHHSELPRS; encoded by the coding sequence ATGATCGAAGTCAAAATTTATTACGAAGACACTGATTGCGGCGGGGTCGTCTATTACGCCAATTATCTGAAGTATTTTGAGCGGGCTCGTACCGAATATCTGGAAATGCAAGGGTATTCGGTTGCCGCCTTAATGAAACAGGGGATCCTCTTCGTGGTCGTGCATGCCGAAGTGGACTATTGCTCGCCCGGTCGCTACGGCGAAACGCTGATCATCGAAACGGACGTCAGCGATATCACGAGGGCTGCGTTGACCTTTTCACATGTCGTGCGCGAGAAGGTGAGCAGCCGCGTGGTGGTGAAAGGCTCGGCTCGGTTGGCGGCGACGGACGGGAACGGAAAAGTTAAGCGTCTGGACAGAGTCATGGTCGCCGCGCTTCAGTCGGCAGACCACCATTCTGAACTGCCTCGATCCTAA
- a CDS encoding D-sedoheptulose 7-phosphate isomerase produces MQAIVLTAFADSARVKQQFARDHADRIVQVATLIAKAFQNGNKVLLFGNGGSSTDAAHIAAEFVGRYQRERMPLPAIALATDIAAITCIANDYGYEELFARQVRAHGRQGDIAIGISTSGNSPNVLKGVEAARDCGLTTIAWTGANGGKLAGLVEYPFIVPSTVTSRIQESHITLGHVLCELVEDHLLGKAS; encoded by the coding sequence ATGCAAGCAATTGTTTTGACGGCCTTCGCGGACAGTGCTCGGGTCAAACAGCAGTTCGCGCGCGATCACGCCGATCGCATCGTGCAGGTCGCGACGCTTATCGCAAAGGCCTTCCAAAACGGTAATAAAGTCCTCCTCTTCGGCAACGGCGGAAGCTCGACCGACGCGGCACATATCGCAGCGGAGTTCGTGGGGCGATACCAGCGCGAACGGATGCCTCTGCCTGCGATCGCCCTCGCGACGGACATTGCCGCGATCACCTGCATCGCGAACGACTATGGATATGAGGAATTGTTTGCCCGTCAGGTGCGGGCGCACGGCCGCCAAGGCGACATCGCCATCGGCATCAGCACGAGTGGAAACTCTCCAAACGTGCTGAAAGGCGTCGAGGCAGCCCGCGACTGTGGTTTGACCACGATTGCCTGGACCGGCGCCAACGGCGGAAAGCTGGCTGGGTTGGTCGAATATCCCTTCATCGTCCCCTCTACGGTCACGTCTCGGATTCAAGAAAGTCACATCACGCTCGGCCACGTCTTGTGCGAACTGGTAGAGGATCATCTTCTTGGGAAAGCGTCCTGA
- a CDS encoding NfeD family protein — translation MSWSYWLFMGLVLAGAEMIAPGGFYLLFFGIAALIVGALAGLGIVQTAWLEWLLFSILAVVSLLLFRGPLLRMTRTTPAHVVDSMVGESAVLLDDLPSGHTGKAELRGTTWTTRNDGPSSLTKGQRAIVTKVDGLMLCVRSE, via the coding sequence ATGAGCTGGTCGTACTGGTTGTTCATGGGATTAGTCCTTGCGGGCGCAGAAATGATTGCGCCGGGGGGATTCTATCTCCTGTTCTTCGGCATTGCGGCACTGATCGTTGGTGCACTGGCCGGTCTGGGAATTGTACAGACTGCGTGGCTGGAATGGCTGCTGTTCTCCATTCTGGCTGTCGTTTCGCTCCTGCTTTTCCGTGGCCCCTTGCTGCGAATGACCAGAACTACACCGGCCCATGTCGTAGACAGCATGGTAGGAGAATCCGCCGTTCTCCTTGACGATCTTCCTTCGGGGCACACGGGCAAGGCAGAATTGCGCGGCACGACGTGGACTACGCGTAACGACGGACCCTCTTCGCTGACCAAGGGCCAGCGCGCAATCGTGACAAAAGTGGACGGGTTAATGCTCTGTGTGAGATCAGAATAA